Genomic DNA from Larus michahellis chromosome 3, bLarMic1.1, whole genome shotgun sequence:
CAGCCAAACGTAATACTTGGAACCAAGAATCATTAGTAACCATGgcataaaatgtaaaaacaaaccTGCTGATAGACCACAGCTAGGACATTATGAAAATAGAAGAGGTTTATAATACCAAAGGAAGAACAGCATGGCAGAGCAAAGATAGATttaaactcaaaaatattttcaaaatcctGCTTACAGACTAAGCATTCGTCTAAGAGTTGATCACTTGAAAATGACTGAAGAGGAAGTCCCAAACATGCCAGCTGTGTCCAAAAATGATAAATAGACACTATGGTCCCAGCACCAGCTGAGTAAGGTCTGAGGAAATTCCACCTCAGGTACTGTGTGCAATTCTGGTTATGCATATCCAGGAAGGAGTACTTCAAGACAAGTCAAGTCACTTCAAGTACAAACACGCAAGTGTTGACACTGAGCAGCAGGGTTAATCAGAAGAAGACCAGGCATAATTTCTGAAGAGTTATATggctaactggaaaaaaataaaaaaggacaagTGAGTGTATGACTGCTGTCTATGCTTATATTGGGGGTAAACATGAAAAATCCAAGAACTACTTTGAATCTAACAAAAAGTTGATATGAAAGTTAAGTTATAAAATGGCCATGGTTAAATTTAGGCTGGAAGTTAATAAGGTTCCAAACAGCAGTCAGGCTCAGCTGGCCATCTCTTTCAAAAGTGGGAAAGAACACCTGAAACACTTCCAAAACTGATTAAAATGCATACAGAGGACTACATGACCTAGAGCCCAGGAAGGCAAGGAACTATGATCCATGAGACTCCCTCCAGTTGCATATTCTAAAATTTTGAAGAACAGgtggtttttattaaaaaaataagtttcattttaaaatgataacCATTTGCATGTATAAAAAGAAACACCTAGAAACATCAGAAGAAAGAATGGATTTTGGGGACACATGCAAGATTATCTCAGAGAAGTCAGAGATCCTGAATGCTGTACTTTGGAAAAACAGCTCAGAATGTCCAGAACAGTAACCTGGCTCCTTAGCTGACTGCAAATACTTCATCTGAAGGGCACCTGCAAGGTCCCTGGCCTTAAGTTCAGCCTCTTCCAAAGCAGCTCCCCTActcagggaggggagaaaaggctAATAACAAGTAGACCAACCCTTTCCACTGCTCACTCACTCGTGCTCGGCCACATCGGGCAGGTAAGCCGCGTTTTCTTGCGAGGGGTGTGCCATAAAAACCACATCCAGGCCGTCAAAGGCTCCAGCGTTGATCAGGTCTATTTTGCCTCCTCCTTGTTCTTCCGCCGGCGTCCCCAGCACCGTGATCTGCAGCGCaaacccagagagagagagagtcagtGGCCGACCGGAGGACCGAGAGACACAGCCTCCGCCCTCGGGAGGGCTCTCACCTGGACGGCGATGGGCGCCTGCTGCGGCAGGCTCTCCAGGGCGGCCTTCAGCcccagggcggcggcggctcccacCTCGGCGATAAGGTTGTGCCCGCAGGCGTGGCCAATACCGGGCAAAGCGTCGTACTCGCAGAGGAAGGCGATGCGGAGCGGGCACAGCCCCGGGCCCGGGCCCTGAGGGGCGGCCGTGGCCCACTCGGCGCGGAAGGCCGTGCCCAGCTTGTAGCGCGGCTGCACAGCCCAGGCGGcgcccggcagctccccgctGGAGAAGAAGCGGGTCATGGCGTCGTGCGCCTGGTGCTCCTCGTAGGCCAGCTCGGGCCGGCTCCAGATGTGGTGGCTCAGCGTGCCCAGCCGCCCCGCGTTCAGCTCCACGCTCTCGCACGCCCGCTGCTTCAGCGCCTCCAGtgccggcagcgcggcggcgccCGGGCCGCCCTCAGGCGGGTCCTGCGGCCTCATGAGGGAGGGGAGCGGCGCGGCAGCCCCAGAAACACCCACGCTCTCACACCTGCCCACTGCCGTGTGAACAGGGTGCTGCCGCCCGCCTTTTATAGTCTTCTCGGCGCCGCGAGGCACGCTGGGAAATGTAGTTCGTCCCCACGGCAGAGCCTGCCGGCGGCGCCCCAACTGAACTACTCACCCAGGGCGCCCCGCGGGGCCCCCCTCGCCCTGCCGGCGCCGCCGCGAAGGGTGGCGTGGGCGGGCGGCCTGGGTGCGCTCCCGCTCCCGCCCTCAGGGACGCGTGTGGGCAGCCCTGCCGGTGCCATTTCACGCTCTTAGCCGCTGTATTTTGCCGTTGCCTTAAAGCACGCCTCGCTCACACATGTATTTGCCATCAAAACAAGCTAATTTCAGTCTTCGGCTGCCCTCTGTGCACCGCCTCCCGGAGATTGCATTCAATgcacagaatgatagaatggttggatttggaagggacctttaaaggtcatctagttccaacccccctgccatgggcagggacacctcccactagaccaggctgctcaaagtcccatccagcctggccttgaacacttccagggatggggcatccacagcttctctgttccagcgcctcaccacccgcagagtaaagaatttcttcctgatacccaatctaaatctaccttcttcctgtttgaagccattaccctgtgtcctatcattacactccctgataaagagtccctccccatctctcctgtaggcccccttcaggtactggaaggctgctgtaaggtctccccagagccttttcttctccaggctgaacaaccccaactctctcagcctgtcctcataggagtggtgctccagccctctgagcatcttcgtggccctcctctggatctccaaaaggtctttttcttctttttcaaaggaaatgcatGGCCTGTTGCTGATTTCCTCATCATCAACACGTCCTAGGTGGAAAGCTATGGGCTATGTCCCAGCAGTACACGGGCTCTCCATGGCATACGTGTGTGCCCCAGACTTTCACAAGGTGATCTACAAATCACATTACAGGTGATTTATagatgacagaatcacagagtcacagaaggTTGAGGCATCTCTAGACATTATCTAGTCCATCCCCTGCAGtgtcagctggagcaggctgcccagctGGGTTCttaatacctccaaggatggagagtccacaatctctctgagcaacctgtgccagtgctcagtgaAAAACTGTTTTCCGTGTTCAGATTGAATGTCACggtttttaatttgtgcccactgcctcctGTCACtgaacaccactgaaaagaattaaTCTCTTCAAGTACTTGCACACATTCCTAAgaccctcctgagccttctcttgtccaggctgcgCACTCCCAGCTCTCCTAGCCTTTCCTCATACAACAAATGCCTCAGTTCCTCAGTCATTTTCATGGCATgcgctggactcactccaataGCTCCATGTTTTCCTTGTACTGGCGAGTCTGGACCTGgccacagcactccagatgtggcctcagcaaTGCtgcacctccctcaccctgctggcaatgctcttcctaatCCGCCTCAGAGTGCTCTTGGCCCTCTTTACCATGAGGACTTATTGCTGCCTTATGCTtagcttggtgtccaccagaacccccaggTCTTTCTTAGCAAAGCTTTCCAGTTGTTTGGcgcccagcatgtactggtgcctggggttattcctccccaaggGCAGGATTTTGTaattccctttgttgaactttgtgagatttctcccagcctgtttctccagcctgtgtgggtccctctgggtggcagcacAATGCCCTGGtctatcagccactcctccccataTCTGTACACTGTCCAGGCTGTTAATGAAGATGCTCAATGGTACtggacccctggggtacaccagtagtgactggcctccagctggactttgtgccactgatcacaaccctcagGGTCTGGCCATTCAGCTAGATAGCCTCCTCAGATACATCCTAGGTCTGTAAGACTGTTAAACCACCTTGACAGCATGTCAGTCAGTAACGGTAGGTGACAGAAAACGTTCAAAGGACAAATCCAAAGCATAAAGTAGGCAAAGTATATAAAATGGGTGAGCGTCTTGACATCACAGCAATTAATCAAAGAAGAGATGCTTCAAGAGGCTTGACTATCCTTTAAAGTAGTGAAAGCACAGAACTCACTACCAGATaactcttcttcctctgcagagAGCACAGCACATGGAGGGGCCAGGCAGGGCATACCTGCGAGTTCCTTGAGAGGGGCTTACTGACCAGGGAGAGCCTCCCTCCATACCTCCTGGTACGTGCTCTGGCTGACACTTCTCTTGTGTGGGTCTGGCAACCATGTTGTCTTCAATGAGCTAGTTCAGTCAGTAAAAATCagctcagaaaagaaaatggatatttttcaTCTGGGTACGGTTTCACAAGACACATGATAGCTCTCTGCTTCCAAAAGGGTCTTCCCGGATCCACTGTGATTTTCCCTCTCCCCGACAAAAACTCCTGCCAAAAGCCATGCTGTCTTTGGAATTTGTCGAACCTTTA
This window encodes:
- the PM20D2 gene encoding xaa-Arg dipeptidase isoform X2 gives rise to the protein MRPQDPPEGGPGAAALPALEALKQRACESVELNAGRLGTLSHHIWSRPELAYEEHQAHDAMTRFFSSGELPGAAWAVQPRYKLGTAFRAEWATAAPQGPGPGLCPLRIAFLCEYDALPGIGHACGHNLIAEVGAAAALGLKAALESLPQQAPIAVQITVLGTPAEEQGGGKIDLINAGAFDGLDVVFMAHPSQENAAYLPDVAEHDVTVKYYGKASHAAAYPWEGVNALDAAVLAYNNLSVLRQQMKPTWRVHGVIKNGGVKPNIIPSYTELEFYLRAPSMKDLSVLTEKVENCFKSAALATGCKVEIKGGANDYYNVLPNKSLQKAYKENGKKLGIEFISEDSVLNGLSGYQFLLLKGKEDSSVASPCLCSRKVVNR